Genomic window (Phragmites australis chromosome 5, lpPhrAust1.1, whole genome shotgun sequence):
gagatgaaatccacaagatccaactaaaaagatgatgagaaaataacaataataataaaggtactagtaatagtaaaaatagtaaagtaataacggtacaaggAGATTGATGCATAATTTATAGTTCTGGCACGTGAATTGCTAACTTCCACACGCTTCTATCTATGGATAGTTCTTTAGGGATATTCCATTCCTTTAAGTCTCTCTTTCAGACTACTCCCATGTTAGGTTTGGTCGACTCTtgcctctcttcacattatcagcgCGCCTTAGTATCTCACAATGCACAGATGACTCTGGAGGCCTCCGTTGGATATGTCCAAAACATCTCAACTGATGTTGGACAAGTttttcttcaattggtgctacccctaccctatcacgtatatcattaataaatgggtgtaaaatTAATACGGGCAAACATATGTTTGAAACTAGTGCTATGGTTTCCTTGCTATATGTCGTGAATAGTATGTTGCAGTTAGATACAATGCTGCAATTTCCCATGCTTTGATTGCTTACTGATTCTTGTCTTCCTTTGTCTTTTGAGCACTTAATTAAGTTGATACTTCTGCAATTTCTGCAGTTCCAGTACACGCCACAGCATTTGGTGAGATTGTTACAGATCATTGTGGATGGAAGTTGTGATATGGCTGTACGGCAGGTCACAAGCATTCATTTCAAGAATTTTATTGCGAAGAACTGGTCTCCTAATGATCCAGGTATGTAGAGGTTGTTACTGGACCATTGATGTTCTTATGGCTTTCTGATAACTTAAAtccatattttatttttgtttttgtagATGAGTCCCAAAAAGTTTTAGAAAGCGACAAGGCCATGGTCCGTGAGAATATACTAGGTTTTATTGTTCAAGTGCCCCCTTTGTTAAGGTAAATACTTTGTACTAGCCCACATTTCTTCCCTCCCTAATTGGCAGAAAATGCTACACTGTTTCACTAACTGGGCTTTGAACGTTTTTAGTGCTATCGCTTTTGGCATAATATCATTGCTTGTTAGCAATCAGATGGTTTTTAGTGCATCCTATTTGAGTTTCCTGTTTTGTAGTTGGTTCTGATAATTAGCACAAGTGCATAGAAACTGTTGATTTCTATTCCCCCTTAGTATGATAATGAATTGTGCTTAACGAGATCCGGAGAATCTTTGTCATGAGTATTATTTAATTGTCCATTTGACTCCAGTCTGCAGTAAAGCAGTATGTATCAACAATGTTGACATACTATCATTTGATCGCATTTCACTAAAACCCAGGTTCATTCCTGTCTGGTCTAGTGTCTATAGGCATTACGGGGTATTTATTTAGTAGAAATATCATTTCAAGTGTTTTAGACGCGTAATATATTGTAATACCGGCCTGGACATCTCTCCTGATGAAGTTGAAACTGTGATCTCGTGGTGACCGTGTTATAATTTTCGAAAGTGTTTCattaacatttatatgttatttgtAGAGCTCAGCTTGGAGAAAGTATCAAAACTATAATACATTCTGATTATCCCGAGCAGTGGCCAAGTCTCCTACATTGGGTGACACACAACCTAGAAttgcaaaatcaaatttttggaGCTTTGTATGTGCTAAGGGTTCTTGTAAGGAAATATGAGTAAGTATTCACATCGCTTTGTaattctttttccctttttgtttgtttgctagACTCAATTCTTATTTTGTCCATTGTTATGGACTCattgatatatttttctctGACCTTGCTGTTCACCATTGAGGTCTTGGGTCATAGGTTGGACGGCATGCTTTACTGTAATATTTTTAGTAAGTATAACATGACAGAGATGCATATATATGAGCATATAAATTGAAGTGTCTATGCCATATATAGTTGTAATCATGCTTAAGATAGCTCAAGGGTAGCAATAAGCTGTAGTACTCTAGTTTTATCATAGACGATTAACAGACTATTTGTACCTAGGTCTATCTTCCCacataaccccccccccccccccccaaaaaaaagtttCTATTCATGAGCCTTGTGCATACTCAATGTTGACTTTTGAGTCTATGTGTTCCATGTTTGGATCTCGGGATGCGTACTTCCTGTGTAATTTTCCCATTGTGGGGATAGTCACTTGGGTCAAAACTGTTTGATCTCACCTGTTCAGACCAAGCTGACCTGTTCAAGGCAACCCAGTTCCTCAAATTATACCGTAGCCTTACAAGACCTGATGAGGCCACAGATCCAGTCTGGGTTTGGTAACTATATCTTTAATATAGTTatatatcactcttttttttttgtaagagATATCACAAAAGCAAGCTTGTTAATAGTGTTCTGTGTTTTCTTGCCATCCTAGGATGAAATCACTGCTTGTCTTATTTGTAGCACTATATTGTTTGTTGTAACATTCTCTCCGATGTCTACATTTTTTGTTTTGAAGGTTCAAGTCTGAGGATGAGAGGATACCTTTGTATCACATTGTAGAGGAGACTTTTCCTCGTCTGCTAAGCATTTTTAGCGAACTTGTTCAGATTGTCAATCCACCAATTGAAGTAGCTGATTTAATCAAGTTGATATGTAAAATATTTTGGTCTTCAATTTACGTATGTTCTGTGCTTACTATTATCAAACTTTTCTTATGCCTTATtgttttgtattattttttatgacatCTCTAATTGTTTTCCTCTTTTGCTATTTGTTCAGTTGGAAATTCCAAAGCAACTATTTGATCCAAATGTCTTCAATGCATGGATGGTTCTTTTTACAAACTTGCTGGAATGGCCAGTTCCGGTGGAAGGCCAGCCAATAGATCCTGAGATCAGGAAATCTTGGGGCTGGTGGAAAGTTAAGAAATGGACTATCCATATCTTGAACCGTCTGTACACCAGGTCAGTCTTGAAAGGCATGTAGCTAAACTTTATCTTGGTTAGTCACTCTGTATATTGACCTCTTGATTCACTGTACACAGATTCGGTGATCTGAAGCTTCAGAAACCGGAGAGTAAAGCATTTGCTCAGATGTTTCAAAAGAACTATGCAGGAAAGATATTGGCATGTCACATGCAGCTGCTGAATGCAATTCGTACCGGGGACTACTTGCCAGATAGGGTTATCAATCTTGTTCTTCAGTATCTGACTAACAGGTTTGTTCCTTGAAGACAGATAAGGCATTTTGTGCTTGTAAAGGGTCTTCTGTGATGGTAGCATCTTACATCATCTGCATCATCCTTTATTTTTTGTCTGTATCTGCATGAAGTTCCCAGTAATCTAATGAGCTCAGCCACACTCAAATATTGTGTGGCATGGTTGCTGTTATGGGCGGGGTTTGGGTCGCTTCTGGACCTTGGCATCTGGATCCCGCTGTGGCAAAGGACGGGATGCGCTGGTGGCACAAGGAGAGAAAGGAAGGGAGAAGTGCTTTGTTATTGTTTGAACTCAGAGAATGATGCCAAGCCATATTAGTAGGTTGGCTTGCTTATAAGAGAATCTAAGCTGTTTATCTGAATAGCAAATGCTAATTAACTAGATAATGATAAGATCTATAAAGCCCTATAGCTATGGGAGCCCTAACTTGACTAAGTTTGGGCTGTCGGCTGTGTTACATGGACACGGGTGCGGGTGTCGGAGTCCGACTCGTGTCGGGgcgtccgattcggcaaaaaaaattGGGACACGTAAGATACCACTTGGAATCCGACACGGGTGTCAGAATCCGACACGGATACACAAGTGTCCGACTCGGCAAAAATTTTTGGACACGGGTGTGCTGGCGTGGCACACAGGAGGGTGCGGCAGGTGAAGCCATGACAACTATGGTAGCTTTTGACCAGAAACTGTTTGGTTTCTCTGCCTTGACGTGCACTTGCTCAACTAATGCTGGTTGTTAGTATCCTCAAAGCTTACTTTGAGGGGTACTGTCCAAAAGCATTAAAATCATTGTGAACATTTAGAGCAATTCTGTTGTACACTTAAAATATATGCTAAGTTTCCACCAAAAGAGCTCTCTTCTAACATTCAGACACAATTGCTGAGCAAACTAGTTgcatttgacaaaaaaaaaaaaaaaactagagcaAGGAAGCCCAAGGAGCAAGCTGCCTTGCTTTTATTAGGTAAGGATAAGGATGCAAACTAACCTTGTCAGGTACAGATTTGCCCAAATGGGCTCTTTTGTTCGTTTGCTCAAATGGGCAATAACAAATGTGTAGTTCCGAGCGTGCCTTACTTGGAAAACTAGTTATGGCTGAGGTTTATTTGAGCTGTGGCTCCCCAATGTCACTTTTAGTACAGTTGTCATGTCCAATATTATTCCCTATTTTTGCACACCATTGGGAGCTTGTGCCAGACTCAGTTCATGGTTTCCATATCTTGCTTCTTGTCATGAGTTATCCGACTTACTTGATTCTTACAGAGATGCTTATCAGTAATTGTATGGTTTGTATCTGGCAGTGTTACAAAGAACAGTATGTATCAGATGATGCAGCCTCAAATTGACATAGTTCTGTTTGAGATAATTTTTCCTCTTATGTGCTTCAATGACAACGACCAAAAGTTATGGGATGAAGACCCTCATGAATATGTTCGCAAGGGCTATGGTGAGTTTATATGACCTCAGGATTTGTATCTTGATTAGGGTTGGCTATTACTCATAACAATCATATGCCTTTTGTTTTTGAAGTTCAGTATTGTAATCTGATTACTCATAATGTTATTTTCTATGTTTACAGATATTATTGAAGATTTGTACAGTCCTCGAACAGCTGCTATGGACTTTGTGAGTGAATTGGTTAGAAAGCGAGGGAAAGGCAACCTCCAAAAGTTCATTCATTTCATTGTGGATATATTCAGGAGGTAAGTTTGGCCTATCATTTATCTTGTATTCATTAACTGCATGGACTTACTGATCGATGACATACTTAACAGGTATGATGAGGCATCTGCCGATCTTAAGCCATATCGCCAAAAAGATGGTGCTCTTCTCGCTATTGGGACACTATGTGATAAATTGAAGCAAACAGATCCATATAAATCTGAGCTGGAGCGGATGCTAGTCCAACATGTCTTTCCTGAGTTCAATAGTCGTGTTGGACACTTACGTGCAAAGGTGGAGTGCTCtggaagtttattttgtttgcttctttgttaCTGCTGATGTACTTATTCATTGTGAATAAGTGTTTCTAACTTATTCATATTCTCTGATCATTTTGGTAAAATGCTAGTTATTCATTGGTCGATAATGATATACTAAAGATTGAAGTTAGTTTACAATGAAACATACAAATCTCTGTTTTCCATCTTTGGTACTCCCTCCATATCAAAATGTAAGGCTCGATTTAACTCGGTGCGGTCTCCCAAACTACACTTTGACCTTTAATTTCTCTTACAGTATATTGCTCATGACAATAAAATCATGATCACAGGAAAATACTTCCAAATGTGAATCCAATGGTACCCATTTTGTATAACAAAATTTACAAATTGGCAACTAATTGTTGGTAAAAGATTATGAAATTTGAATCTTGAAATGTGCGCACGCCTTACAAGAAGAAATTGAGGGAGTACCAAATATCAAACATCCATACTTTTTGGTGGTACCCACCAAAACTTGTAACTGTGCACGTTCAATGCACTTCTCTAATTAGTTGAAGCGATGATGATTAAGGGTCACAGTAGTATTAGTGTTATTAATCAATAGGAGCCATTGGATCCAAATCGAGCATATGAATAGAATTGACGGTGTCCACTAAGGTAGATAAATCATTTGATTCCTTTTATAGTTTATATCAGTATAGATGCTAGGCTGGTGTTTCCTTCATGGGACCATCAAATATGATATAGGTCTTTCTTAATTGATTTTTCACTCATATTAACTCTGTTTTTATGGTATTGATTTGATCTATTCAATCTTATAGGCAGCATGGGTTGCTGGGCAGTATGCCCATATCAACTTCTCAGACCCAGACAATTTTCGTAGGGCTATGCACTGTATAGTCTCTGGGATGCGTGATCCAGATCTTCCTGTGCGGGTTGATTCGGTCTTTGCACTTCGTTCTTTTGTTGAAGCATGCAAAGGTATGCTTTATTTATCCAGTACCTCTAATCCTTACTAAGCTATGGACATTAGTGCAGATAATTGACTATAATTTGTCTCTGCAGATCTAAATGAGATTCGACCTATACTTCCTCAACTCCTTGATGGTACGGAAATAATTACCTTGATCTAGTAAATCGATGATAAATTAATCTTCTGGCTTATCTTGTATTCTGCAGAATTTTTTAAACTGATGAATGAAGTTGAGAATGAGGACCTTGTGTTCACCCTTGAAACCATTGTTGACAAATTTGGTGAAGAGATGGCACCTTATGCACTAGGATTATGCCAGAATTTGGTATGTTCTTTCTGTAATTTTAAGGTTTCTGAGGTCTTTTTGCTGTAAATATTATATTTAAGTTCTTTTATAAATGTTTTCCACCTTATAAAGCATGTTGCTTATTAATCTGATAGGCGGCTGCCTTCTGGAGATGTATGGCTAGTTCAGAAGCTGATGATGAAGCTGATGATTCTGGTGCTTTGGCAGCTGTTGGTTGCTTACGAGCGATCAGCACAATCCTTGAGTCCATTAGCAGCCTCCCACATCTTTTCATACAAATTGAACCTACTTTGTTGCCTATAATGCGCAGGATGTTGACATCTGATGGCCAAGGTATTATACTGTTTAAGGATAGTTAGCAGATACTTCTGTAGCTTAGATTGTATATTTTAAATGTTACTTTTGGACCATCCATGACCTAGACAccaaaaatgcaaataaaatatatgcaggTCAGAGTTTCTGGTACAGATAGAATTATCTTTTGGGATGATGCAAACAATGTTTATTGCATTGTGAAATTGTGCTGTGTAAAATTTGTTATGGATTCGCTACCACTAGTTATAGTGTAATTGATCTACAAATTTGATTCTGCTGATCAATACagatgaaaacatatttgcCAGGCCACCATGTTCTctatttgttgcattcatgccattgtggAGTTTTGCTGTTTCGAAGTctcaaccaaatattcaatCATTACTTGCAAGAAAATGATTAGATCAGCATCGGAAATTTCTTCCCAGGAATTCAGTAGGCTAATAGGAAACGTCTAAATATTTATTATGTTGGAGGGTGACAAGATGTTTATGAAGAAGTGGTTTTTTGGGCATAATACAGGATAAGATTTTTTTCTGGGGCAAATAGTGTTAAGAGTGGCTGAAAATGAAACTTTTTTTTCCTTATGGTATGAAGTATATGTGATTACACAAGTATTTAATATATGCAACAGAAGCATTTTATTGTACAGATGTTTCCAAATGTTCGTTTTCAACTTTTAGAAACTTCCCAAAGTTTCAAGTTCCTAATATGCTCTAGTAGAGCTAGGGCAATTTTTTGGAGCTAGACATATCAGAGGTGTGAAGTTACGGGTTTTAGTACGGACATTGTGTTCTACTCATTATGTATTATGATTTATTTTGTCCATGCGCTTAATGTCTCCAATTCCTTGCAGATGTTTATGAAGAAGTTCTTGAAATTATCTCCTATATGACATTTTTCTCACCAACAATTTCATTGGACATGTGGAGCTTGTGGCCATTGATGATGGAGGCTCTTAATGATTGGGCTATAGATTTCTTTGAGAGTATGTCTAACTTTATGATATGACACTATTAATTTTGGTTTATTCTCAGAAAAAGTTGTTTTTCATCACAATTTACAGATGCATGCACTGCATTCTTTTGCATCATTGTTATGTCATTTATCGTTGTGGCAATTTCTTCTTATAATGGTCATATTTTGAGAAATATTCCAGGCTTTCCATATGCTTAGCACATCAGGAGTTAATCTTTAGTTAATCAAACAGACTGTTATTCTGTTAATGTAGGACTGATATAGACTAGTGTTCTCCTAGATGTACTAGATGGTTATTTACATCTTGCACGTTTTGTCCTTTGGGCATTTAGTAATGTTACGTAAACGCCATGTGAAATAGTGTGGGGTTACATAGAATACAGCTTGCATATCGCTTGTTCATGATTTTCTGCTGTTGGAAAATGGAAACCGTTGGGTCTAGCCTGTTATGATTTGCACTGAACATAGCTTCTCTGAGTGTAGCTAAGCTAATGTCCAGTGCTGTAGCTAGCTGTTGTCTGAAACTCAAGTTTTTAGTGGCCTGAAAATATATTATGATCTTTTTACACCTTTATGTTTAGTTTGTTGGTTTTGGTTCCATATCCTTTTTACGTCTTAATTTAGTATGCTGTGTTATAATGTATGTTGGCCTGtttttaaaattgatttatTGAAAAGAGGctgcaaatttttctaaaagaCATGAGGTCTGATGATCTGATGAATAAAATGACTACTTTCATGTTAATATGTTTCCCTATTTGTGAGGAAGTGCATGGTGCATTATTCAAAAAAAGTCACCTGGAAGCTTTTGATATCAAAATTGTCCTTGGTACTGAGAGCCACAAAAGATTAGTATTACATGCCATGCATGAatatttctttcttcatttattGGCTGTCAGTGCAACCTTAAAGTATAAGTTCCTTTTACGTTAGTTGACTGTTTGCAGTTTGgccttagtttttttttgtacCTTCCCCACAGATATTCTTGTTCCGTTGGACAACTACATTTCCCGAGGAACTGATCATTTTCTTGCGTGCAAAGATCCTGATTATCAGCAAAGCCTGTGGAATGCACTACAATCTGTGAGTTTGGGTTAGATTGATTGTTTCATTAACTTTCTTGTGATGTTATTTGTGATATGAGTGGTCCTAACTTTTACTGATAAATGCCAATACTTAGATTATGAGGGACGAAAACATGGAAGATTCTGATATTGAGCCAGCTCCCAAGCTCATTGAAGTCGTTTTTCAGAATTGCAAAGGCAATGTAGATCAGTGGGTTGATCATTACCTCATGATTACAATTGAGCGGTTGCGTCGAGCACAGAAGCCATATTTGAAATGCCTCCTTGTACAAGTGGTAAGATGCAATATGAACATGCCCTATTTCATTTCCTATCATTGCCGATCGGTTGCATTGAGCGCAAAAACCATATTTGAAATGTCTTCCTGTACAAGTTTTAATATGCAACATGAACATGCCATATGTCTTTTCCTAACACACTAATCAGCTAGGAGCCCCAATTGACGTATTGTTTTCAAAATCTCTCTAAAGTTTTTATGAGTATTATCCACTGTTAATTCTCTTTTGTTCTAGTACTGGCAAGTAAGGGGACGGGATATATCTAATGaaattcatgaatatttctatttttgtttAGTACTGGTAAGTAAGGGCAAATATATGGTCTTAAAAGACCTGGGTTTCGAACTCAGTACTGAATGTGAATGATATTTGCAAATAATATGGTAACTGGTTTCCAGCAGAAACTGAGGACAGTAATTGATTCAGTTTTCTGCAAAAATGCATACCCTGTTTTTATAGGTGTAATACTGGACACACTCTGAATTATAATATTTCAATACATTATCTAACAATATCATCGTAGAAAGAGGGGGACAATGTAATGTCTGTCATGTAACTGGCTGTTTCCTTATCACGGTTTCAATTCTTTCCTGATCAAGTTTAACTACTGTTACATTCATCTATTGCTGGATTCAACTTGTGGAAACTAGTCCAGTAATATTTTTCTGTATAGTGCATGGACACAATTAGGTTAATTGAATACTTATAGCTACACTAATATATTGTATACTGGTATTGTTTGCCCTTAGTACCTGTGCCCAGGGAATCTGATTTCAATACAGAAAAGGTCTAGGGGTGTACCGAGATATCCAATTACCgtccttaatttttttttccgtaAATTTGAATTTCTACTTTCTAACTTTAGATAAAAGAGGTGGACAACTATGTGTTGCACTGCTAACTTGGTCTGTTACAGTGGTAAGACCCTGGACCTATTAAGATGATGGTGGTCTTGGGTTCGATTCCCACAGTTGCATTTGATGTTTGAATTTCTTGTGTTTTCCATTTTAGTTTTTCCTGAAAAGAACTAAATGAAGAATTAAAACTGAGGTGGGATTGAACCCACAGTCACAAGCACGTGTCTTGCCTCTCTCAATCATAAATGTCACTCTAGAAGATTCGGTACTGGACAATTGACAATCCAAAGGTTGTTTTGTAGGTAAAAATGTCGTATATTCAGTTACTCCGTTTCCGAACAATTGACACTTTTTTATCGAAAACTATTAGGCAATAATTCTTTAAAGAAAATATGACCAACACGCTCCTTAGTATTTCTCAAGCACAAATAACAAGCTCAAAAAAGCAAGGGGTGGCTAGAGTTAGAGGGGCATTTCAGGAAATATGCCTGGAAATAGTGAAGTGCTAACTGTTTGTAGACTGTACGTTTGGTCAAAAGCGTCAACTATTTGAAAAGGATGGAATACATCAATTTCCCTCATTTTACATGATTTAGGCATTTTATGTCCCTTTGTCGTGGATATTTTTCCATTGTACTTGAAGATACCTTTCAGAGGATTTTATGCTTTTGTTTCTGAAGAAATGTATTTTAACTATTTCTCCAAACAAAGTGCTGACATGATCTTTCTGGTGCGGTGTCTCCA
Coding sequences:
- the LOC133918931 gene encoding importin beta-like SAD2; its protein translation is MDLPSLAVVLRAALSHVPEERKAAEESLNQFQYTPQHLVRLLQIIVDGSCDMAVRQVTSIHFKNFIAKNWSPNDPDESQKVLESDKAMVRENILGFIVQVPPLLRAQLGESIKTIIHSDYPEQWPSLLHWVTHNLELQNQIFGALYVLRVLVRKYEFKSEDERIPLYHIVEETFPRLLSIFSELVQIVNPPIEVADLIKLICKIFWSSIYLEIPKQLFDPNVFNAWMVLFTNLLEWPVPVEGQPIDPEIRKSWGWWKVKKWTIHILNRLYTRFGDLKLQKPESKAFAQMFQKNYAGKILACHMQLLNAIRTGDYLPDRVINLVLQYLTNSVTKNSMYQMMQPQIDIVLFEIIFPLMCFNDNDQKLWDEDPHEYVRKGYDIIEDLYSPRTAAMDFVSELVRKRGKGNLQKFIHFIVDIFRRYDEASADLKPYRQKDGALLAIGTLCDKLKQTDPYKSELERMLVQHVFPEFNSRVGHLRAKAAWVAGQYAHINFSDPDNFRRAMHCIVSGMRDPDLPVRVDSVFALRSFVEACKDLNEIRPILPQLLDEFFKLMNEVENEDLVFTLETIVDKFGEEMAPYALGLCQNLAAAFWRCMASSEADDEADDSGALAAVGCLRAISTILESISSLPHLFIQIEPTLLPIMRRMLTSDGQDVYEEVLEIISYMTFFSPTISLDMWSLWPLMMEALNDWAIDFFENILVPLDNYISRGTDHFLACKDPDYQQSLWNALQSIMRDENMEDSDIEPAPKLIEVVFQNCKGNVDQWVDHYLMITIERLRRAQKPYLKCLLVQVIANALYYNPVLTLETLSKLGVAAAIFDHWFAMLQEVKKSGARANFKREHDKKVCCLGLTSLIGLPADKIPAEALDRIFKATLELLVAYKDQVAESKKRNEEDADDMDGFDADEEDDEEVDSDKEMGLDDEDGDEVSSLHLQKLAAEARGFQPADEDDDSDDDFSDDEELTSPIDEVDPFIFFVETVQGLQASDPVRFQNLMQTLDFRYQALASGIAQHAEERKVEIEKEKLEKANAQ